In the Chlorobium limicola DSM 245 genome, one interval contains:
- a CDS encoding bacteriochlorophyll c-binding family protein — MANNSGAFVQGAEAYGKFLEVFIDGHWWVVGDALENIGKTTKRLGANAYPHLYGGGGASAGLRGSSPEKSGFAVPNKDIERRFKD; from the coding sequence ATGGCCAATAACTCAGGAGCTTTTGTTCAGGGCGCTGAAGCATATGGAAAATTTCTTGAAGTGTTCATTGATGGCCACTGGTGGGTTGTTGGCGATGCTCTTGAGAACATCGGCAAAACCACGAAACGGCTTGGCGCAAATGCATATCCCCATCTTTACGGTGGAGGCGGTGCATCTGCCGGTCTGAGAGGTTCATCTCCCGAAAAATCGGGTTTTGCGGTACCGAACAAGGACATCGAGCGCCGCTTCAAGGATTGA
- a CDS encoding nucleotidyltransferase family protein, whose translation MKAFVLAAGFGTRLKPFTDILPKPLVPIRNVPALFYTIALLKEAGITEIICNTHHHAAEIRKTLEAANFNGVHISFSEEKKILGTGGGLKKCEPLLDDGDFLLINSDIIIDIDFKAFIESHLSSGLPGTLALYETPDAGAIGAVGIANDLIRDFRNMRNTCLQSSLIYTGTALLSPTIFDYLREDFSGIVDTGFTGLIDNGGLGFYRHNGSWMDIGTLENYRQANTGTAMLPEKLAERIEASIGIAPGCIAPESDIGKGASIIRSVIGKGCTVGENARVEESVLLPGAVVSPGETLRKAIRDRNNTVTPA comes from the coding sequence ATGAAAGCCTTTGTACTTGCCGCCGGATTTGGAACCAGACTTAAACCATTCACCGATATTCTCCCCAAACCACTGGTACCAATCCGTAATGTCCCTGCGCTTTTCTACACCATAGCACTGCTTAAGGAAGCCGGCATAACCGAGATCATCTGCAACACTCACCATCATGCCGCGGAAATCCGGAAAACCCTCGAAGCTGCGAATTTCAATGGTGTGCATATCTCTTTTTCCGAAGAAAAAAAAATTCTCGGCACAGGTGGCGGCCTGAAAAAATGCGAACCGCTTCTCGATGATGGCGACTTTCTCCTGATCAACAGCGATATCATTATCGACATCGACTTCAAGGCATTCATCGAAAGCCACCTGTCATCAGGCCTGCCGGGTACGCTTGCCCTATATGAAACGCCCGATGCCGGGGCTATCGGAGCTGTCGGCATTGCCAACGACCTGATCAGGGATTTCCGCAACATGCGCAATACCTGCTTGCAATCATCCCTTATATACACCGGAACTGCGCTGCTCAGCCCGACGATTTTCGATTATCTGAGAGAAGACTTTTCAGGTATTGTCGATACCGGATTCACAGGCCTTATCGATAATGGCGGCCTTGGATTCTACCGGCATAACGGGTCGTGGATGGATATCGGCACTCTGGAAAACTACAGACAAGCCAACACAGGAACCGCAATGCTTCCCGAAAAACTTGCAGAAAGAATTGAAGCCTCCATTGGCATCGCTCCGGGATGCATCGCGCCTGAGTCGGACATCGGAAAAGGAGCCTCGATCATACGCTCGGTTATCGGCAAGGGGTGCACCGTCGGGGAAAACGCACGGGTAGAAGAATCGGTTCTGCTTCCGGGAGCGGTTGTCTCTCCGGGAGAAACGCTCCGAAAAGCCATTCGGGATCGGAACAACACCGTTACACCTGCATAA
- a CDS encoding sodium:solute symporter encodes MHAADIAIIVFFLAGSILLGLWQGKSNKNTGDYFLGGHKLPWIVAMLSIVATETSVLTFVSVPGLAYRGDWTFLQLPLGYIFGRVLVSVFLLPVYFKNGVSSIYEIIGSRFGTGMQKLASVVFLVTRILGDGVRFLATGVVVQVVTGWSLPLSVLIIGLVTLVYTISGGLKTVVWLDSIQFGLYLLGGIITIVFIVLNLEASPQEIYSALAASGKLTVLNTKGSLLFDPMTFGSAFIGGIFLSFASHGIDYMMVQRVLGCSDLGSARKALIGSGLFVFLQFMIFLLAGSLIYLFMHGATTVKDREFATFIVDYLPSGLKGLLLAGILSAAMSTIASSINSLAASTVTDLMGGRASLNLSRIISAAWAAVLIGIALLFDENDKAIIMVGLEIASFTYGGLLGLFLLSKTKKHFQTASLAVGLLASMGIVFVLKHFGIAWTWYILLSVIFNLLIVFSLDPLIGRLRKQSKETPD; translated from the coding sequence ATGCATGCTGCCGATATAGCAATCATCGTCTTTTTTCTTGCCGGGAGCATCCTGCTCGGCCTCTGGCAGGGCAAAAGCAATAAAAATACCGGCGACTACTTTCTCGGAGGCCATAAGCTTCCCTGGATTGTAGCCATGCTCTCCATCGTTGCGACAGAGACCTCGGTACTGACCTTCGTCAGTGTGCCGGGACTTGCCTACCGGGGAGACTGGACCTTTCTGCAGCTGCCTCTCGGCTATATATTCGGAAGAGTGCTGGTGAGCGTATTTCTTCTGCCTGTTTATTTTAAAAATGGCGTCAGCTCCATTTATGAAATCATCGGATCGAGATTCGGCACCGGCATGCAGAAGCTCGCATCTGTGGTCTTTCTCGTAACCCGCATTCTCGGCGACGGAGTGCGGTTTCTCGCGACAGGCGTGGTCGTTCAGGTGGTTACCGGCTGGTCCCTTCCCCTGTCGGTGCTCATCATAGGCCTCGTCACTCTGGTTTATACCATTTCAGGCGGTCTGAAAACCGTGGTCTGGCTCGACAGCATCCAGTTCGGCCTTTACCTCCTGGGCGGGATCATCACCATCGTCTTTATTGTTCTCAACCTTGAGGCAAGCCCTCAGGAGATCTACTCTGCGCTTGCAGCGTCAGGAAAGCTCACGGTTCTGAATACGAAAGGCAGCCTGCTGTTCGATCCCATGACGTTCGGAAGCGCCTTTATCGGCGGTATCTTTCTTTCGTTTGCATCACACGGCATCGACTATATGATGGTCCAGAGGGTACTCGGCTGCAGCGACCTCGGCTCGGCACGAAAAGCGCTGATCGGCAGCGGGCTTTTCGTTTTTTTGCAATTCATGATCTTCCTGCTTGCAGGATCACTCATCTATCTGTTTATGCATGGCGCGACAACGGTAAAGGACAGGGAATTCGCCACGTTTATCGTTGATTATCTCCCTTCCGGCCTCAAAGGCCTGCTGCTTGCCGGCATCCTCTCGGCAGCAATGTCGACCATTGCCTCCTCGATCAACTCGCTTGCGGCATCAACCGTTACCGATCTCATGGGTGGCCGGGCGTCGCTGAATCTCTCCCGAATCATCAGCGCGGCATGGGCAGCCGTGCTTATCGGCATCGCCCTTTTATTTGATGAAAACGACAAAGCCATCATTATGGTCGGACTTGAAATTGCGTCCTTTACCTATGGCGGTCTTCTCGGGCTCTTTCTGCTATCAAAAACAAAAAAACATTTCCAAACGGCAAGTCTGGCCGTCGGTCTGCTTGCAAGCATGGGCATCGTATTCGTACTGAAGCATTTCGGAATAGCCTGGACATGGTATATACTGCTCTCCGTCATATTCAACCTGCTTATCGTATTTTCTCTCGATCCACTAATCGGCAGGCTCCGGAAGCAATCAAAAGAGACTCCGGACTGA
- a CDS encoding exo-beta-N-acetylmuramidase NamZ family protein, with protein MVRTGLDMLLQNIDRYSRRRIGLIVNQTSVTSDLRYSWDILRKKGLNIKRIFSPEHGLFATEQDQIAVGGQPESACELVSLYGSSAETLIPDRSLLDDLDLILFDIQDVGSRYYTYVNTLALFMEAASGRDMEIMVLDRPNPLGGTMVEGPLLDQAFRSFVGIFPVPVRHGMTAGELALLYREWKKIDIKLTVMTMKDWSRSMLFPETGLPWIPPSPNMPTFATAEVYPGMCLFEGLNVSEGRGSTTPFQLFGAPFINPYDLAEACKGAGFEGALLRPTWFRPTFHKFSETVIGGVWLHVADNRRFRPFAAGVALTAALHKLYPSSLEFLSGVYEFNDTIPAFDLLAGNSALRSSILDGCYTEALIDSWQHDETEFARTKERYHLYK; from the coding sequence ATGGTAAGAACAGGACTGGATATGCTGCTGCAAAACATCGACAGGTACAGCCGAAGACGCATCGGTCTGATTGTCAATCAGACATCGGTTACCTCTGATCTGCGCTATTCATGGGATATACTCAGAAAAAAAGGGCTGAACATCAAGCGGATTTTCTCACCTGAACACGGACTGTTCGCCACCGAGCAGGATCAGATCGCCGTCGGCGGCCAGCCGGAATCGGCATGCGAACTGGTAAGCCTCTACGGCAGTTCCGCGGAAACCCTCATTCCCGACAGGAGCCTGCTTGACGACCTCGATCTCATTCTTTTTGACATTCAGGATGTCGGCTCCCGCTACTACACCTATGTCAACACACTGGCACTCTTCATGGAAGCCGCATCCGGCAGGGATATGGAAATCATGGTACTTGACCGCCCAAATCCGCTCGGAGGGACAATGGTCGAAGGCCCTCTGCTCGATCAGGCATTCCGATCCTTTGTCGGGATTTTCCCCGTCCCGGTACGTCACGGCATGACGGCAGGAGAGCTCGCCCTTCTCTACCGTGAATGGAAGAAAATCGATATCAAGCTCACGGTCATGACCATGAAGGATTGGAGCCGCAGCATGCTTTTCCCCGAAACCGGCCTGCCATGGATCCCCCCTTCACCGAACATGCCGACATTTGCAACTGCTGAAGTTTATCCGGGCATGTGCCTTTTTGAAGGACTCAACGTTTCGGAAGGCCGAGGCTCGACAACCCCTTTTCAGCTCTTCGGCGCGCCATTCATCAACCCGTACGATCTTGCGGAAGCATGCAAGGGTGCCGGATTCGAAGGCGCACTGCTCCGCCCGACCTGGTTCAGACCGACCTTTCATAAGTTCAGCGAAACTGTTATAGGAGGCGTCTGGCTTCATGTCGCCGACAACCGCCGCTTCCGTCCATTCGCCGCTGGCGTAGCCCTTACTGCCGCTCTGCATAAGCTCTATCCCTCCAGTCTGGAGTTCCTCAGCGGAGTATATGAATTCAACGACACCATTCCGGCGTTCGACCTGCTTGCCGGAAACAGTGCCCTTCGCAGTTCGATACTCGACGGATGCTATACCGAAGCCCTTATCGATTCCTGGCAGCATGACGAAACTGAATTTGCCCGAACAAAAGAGCGTTACCACCTTTACAAATGA
- a CDS encoding pentapeptide repeat-containing protein, whose protein sequence is MFGFDPEAVTILKNSREEWQALRRSNPEKTIDLNKAKLEDADLEGANLSNVSLVRAELSGANLNRANLQKTNLAMAFIKKADLKEANFSGASLTKANLKESFMKGASFSRANLQGANLRWSMLENADLSQANLSGTVLFEANLENANLKGTNFKGSVFIDQANLSGALVSNNTIIPSGEKATPSWASLRKARFFREPDTEPPAYLTPPEPTMLNEQASASGSNLKTSGLKVKTTPGDSRKQQELLTEDVETWNSMREKNPELPITMKQEKLENADLKGVNLSQASMAGSDFEDANLDNALMNGADLTGSNFQKADMKAVKLHGAKLHKANFDRAFLKGSDLSNADLTQANLYGAIMTGTNLSGADLTGASLFDTDLEEADLSGAILKDVTMMDTNLNNAIITSETVLPSGKKATADWAVQRGAIFRKP, encoded by the coding sequence GTGTTCGGTTTTGATCCCGAGGCTGTTACAATACTGAAAAACAGCCGTGAAGAGTGGCAGGCCTTGCGGCGCTCAAATCCCGAAAAAACCATAGATCTGAACAAGGCAAAGCTCGAAGATGCAGATCTCGAAGGAGCCAACCTCAGCAACGTATCACTGGTAAGAGCCGAGCTTAGTGGTGCAAATCTCAACAGAGCAAATCTGCAGAAAACAAATCTTGCCATGGCATTCATCAAAAAAGCAGACCTGAAGGAAGCCAACTTCAGTGGCGCATCACTGACGAAAGCCAATCTCAAGGAATCCTTCATGAAAGGAGCTTCGTTTTCCAGGGCAAATCTGCAGGGTGCAAACCTGAGATGGTCGATGCTTGAAAATGCCGACCTATCACAGGCAAATCTTTCCGGAACCGTTCTTTTCGAAGCAAATCTTGAAAATGCCAATCTGAAAGGGACAAACTTCAAAGGCTCGGTTTTCATCGACCAGGCAAACCTCAGCGGAGCTCTGGTATCGAACAATACCATAATTCCGTCCGGCGAAAAAGCGACTCCGTCCTGGGCATCACTTCGCAAGGCACGATTTTTCAGGGAGCCCGATACCGAACCGCCGGCCTATCTGACGCCTCCTGAACCCACCATGCTGAACGAACAGGCGTCAGCTTCCGGAAGCAACCTGAAAACCAGCGGACTTAAAGTGAAGACCACTCCGGGCGACAGCAGAAAACAACAGGAACTGCTCACTGAAGATGTAGAAACATGGAACAGCATGAGGGAGAAAAATCCTGAATTGCCAATTACAATGAAACAGGAAAAACTTGAGAATGCCGATCTCAAGGGGGTAAACCTTTCGCAGGCCTCAATGGCTGGATCGGATTTTGAAGATGCCAATCTTGACAATGCACTCATGAACGGAGCGGATCTGACCGGCTCGAATTTCCAGAAAGCCGATATGAAAGCGGTTAAACTTCATGGGGCCAAACTCCACAAAGCAAACTTCGACCGAGCCTTTCTGAAAGGATCTGATCTCAGCAATGCCGATCTGACACAGGCTAATCTCTACGGCGCAATCATGACCGGAACGAATCTGAGCGGTGCCGATCTGACCGGAGCGTCACTTTTCGATACTGATCTTGAGGAAGCCGACCTGTCGGGTGCAATTCTGAAAGATGTCACCATGATGGATACAAACCTGAACAATGCCATCATCACCTCTGAAACCGTTCTTCCTTCAGGGAAAAAAGCCACTGCTGATTGGGCAGTACAGAGAGGAGCTATTTTCCGGAAGCCTTGA
- a CDS encoding SDR family oxidoreductase, whose translation MDRNTLYSGKVLVAGATGKTGQWVVRRLQHYGIPVRVMVRSAEKAKIFGGGVEIAVAHVQNESEVADALKGCDAVISALGSSSFFGEASPAEVDRDGVIRLADAAAAAGVKHFGLVSSIAVTKWFHPLNLFAGVLSMKHAAEEHIREVFSKNGRSYTIVRPGGLKDGEPLMHRLHVDQGDRLWNGWTNRSDVAELLVISLWNRKAGNKTFEVISEGEETQESLERYYDRLSQ comes from the coding sequence ATGGACAGAAATACATTGTATAGCGGGAAGGTACTTGTCGCGGGAGCTACAGGCAAGACGGGGCAGTGGGTGGTCAGGCGTCTTCAGCATTACGGCATTCCGGTCAGGGTCATGGTCAGGTCGGCTGAAAAAGCAAAGATATTCGGAGGGGGTGTCGAGATTGCCGTCGCTCATGTGCAGAACGAAAGCGAGGTTGCCGATGCGCTCAAGGGTTGTGATGCCGTTATTTCAGCGCTTGGTTCGAGTTCTTTTTTCGGAGAGGCCTCTCCTGCAGAGGTTGACCGGGATGGAGTTATTCGGCTCGCAGACGCCGCGGCAGCTGCCGGAGTCAAGCATTTTGGTCTCGTGAGCTCGATAGCGGTCACCAAGTGGTTTCATCCACTGAATCTCTTTGCCGGAGTGCTTTCGATGAAGCATGCGGCTGAAGAGCATATACGGGAGGTATTTTCAAAGAATGGACGTAGTTATACCATTGTCAGACCGGGTGGGCTGAAAGACGGCGAGCCTCTCATGCACAGGCTGCATGTGGATCAGGGTGATCGACTCTGGAATGGATGGACAAACCGTTCCGATGTCGCGGAGCTTCTGGTGATATCCCTGTGGAACAGGAAGGCAGGAAACAAGACGTTCGAGGTGATCAGTGAGGGTGAAGAGACCCAGGAGAGTCTCGAAAGATACTATGACAGACTATCGCAGTAA